caaccttgaaaaccagcacagacaaattacgactccttctttggcagcggggctgaaacACAGAGACATTCTAATATCTCaggagcatttaaatatcacagatcccaaCACTCAGGCCCCGAGATCCACTGGCCAGAGACGCAGTGACACAGGTGGGTCATTCCCCACCCCACATCCCCACAGAGCCCTCGGCCCCAGCTGCCGTGGTACAGCTGGTGATGGAACAGGACCTGTGTGAAGTGTGGGCTCTCTTTGTGACCAAAAACCTGAGACCTTGTGGCCTGTGTTGCCTCAGCCTTTGGCATGGAGGGCACCTGCACCGAGCTTGCCAAGGGTCTGGCATTGTCACAGCCTTAATTACAGAAATCAGCATCACCAgagatttatttcttatttacagCAAGGAGAAGAGACAAAAAGCCAGGGTAGGTCCCAGTGCCACTTGTGCTGGCACACAGGGAAGCCCCAAGCTCAGCAGCACCTACAGCTTCTTGCCCTTCTTCAACCTGTTGCGCTGCCATGTGTTGTACTTCCGCAGGCGCCTCCAATACTCAAGCGAGTCAGggtccagctcctccagcttctTGGGGGGCCCGAGGTGGATCTTAAAGAGCCTGGGGGTGAATGCAGAGGATGTGAGGCTGCGGCAAGGAGGACAAAGGGACAAGCACGGGACGGAGCAAACGACATGAGTGACCAGCATGTGCAGATCCCTCACCCCACAGTGCACCCACTCCTGTCTCCTGACCCTGGGGAAGGTGTCTGGGTTGCAGAGGGGCAGTCTGCCTCCTCGCAGAACACTTCTCTGTCCCTCTTACACAGCTGTGAGCCCCTGGAACGGCACCTCTGGGACAGAGGGGAGCGGGGCAGCACGCACCAGTCGGGGTACTCGGAGTCGGGCTTCAGGGCCACCTCCGGACCCTCCTTGAAGTAGTTGACCCCCATGGCGTGGGTGGCGAGCATGGTGGGGTCGGTGCACACCTCCGGCCCCTTCAACGCCTCCTTTGGCACACCCTTGCCTTTGGACTTGGCGGCTGTGGGGAAAAGGGCAGGGTGAGGCAGGGTGAGGGCGGGGGTGAAGGACgcaggcaggggaagggatGGCGACTCGAGGGCAAGGGCATCGCAGGGCGCCAACAGGGGCCGGGTGAGAGAGGGGGGCACGAGGAATGGAGCTGGGGCGCCGGCACCAAGGGAAGGGCCCTGGGACCGGGACACGGGGCCCACAgcgcgggcagggcagggccggtACCAGGGACGAGAAGCGCGGGACCGGGGCGCGCAGGGACGGAGTGACGGACGGGAGTGACGGACGGGGGGGACGGACGGGGGGGACGGACGGGGCCGAGGCCGGTGCCCGTGCGGGCCTCACCGGGTTTCTTGGCGTAGCCGCGGGCCGGGGCGCGGAGCACCACTCCCGCCACCCGCAGCAGCCCCCGGGCGGCCATGGGCGCGGGGCACGGCGGGaccggggcggggccgcggccgcgccTGCGCGGCGCGAACGGAAACGGCGGCGGGGCCGTCCCGTCCCGGCCGGAGGTGCCGGTAGTGACCGagcccgcccggcccgggcccCCGGCCCCATGGACACCGGCATTACCATGGACTTCCAGGCGGCCGCGCTCCCTGCCCCCGGCGGCAGCAGCGATGAGAGCGCGGAGCCGCGGGCCATGGACACGGAGGACGGACCGGACGCCCCTGGGCGCTGTGGGGACGGCGGGCGGCCGGAGGAGCTCTCCCGTACCCCCCC
This sequence is a window from Vidua macroura isolate BioBank_ID:100142 chromosome 26, ASM2450914v1, whole genome shotgun sequence. Protein-coding genes within it:
- the MRPL54 gene encoding 39S ribosomal protein L54, mitochondrial: MAARGLLRVAGVVLRAPARGYAKKPAAKSKGKGVPKEALKGPEVCTDPTMLATHAMGVNYFKEGPEVALKPDSEYPDWLFKIHLGPPKKLEELDPDSLEYWRRLRKYNTWQRNRLKKGKKL